A window from Dioscorea cayenensis subsp. rotundata cultivar TDr96_F1 chromosome 10, TDr96_F1_v2_PseudoChromosome.rev07_lg8_w22 25.fasta, whole genome shotgun sequence encodes these proteins:
- the LOC120270694 gene encoding protein HVA22-like, with protein sequence MGYFWTFLTYLNTISGPTITLLYPLYASVQALESPSKLDDEQWLAYWILYSFLTLLEMIADPILKWIPIWYQMKVILVAWLVLPQFRGAAFLYEKFVREKLRQNNGIDKVNGDHVSPSPSSSSPKKDKKRFLAFVTSKKSGQVD encoded by the exons atGGGTTACTTCTGGACTTTCCTCACATACCTCAACACCATCTCTGG GCCTACCATCACTCTTTTGTATCCACT gTATGCTTCAGTTCAAGCCCTTGAGAGCCCTTCAAAGCTTGATGATGAACAATGGCTTGCTTATTGGATCCTCTATTCTTTCCTCACTCTTCTTGAAATGATTGCTGATCCTATTCTCAAGTG GATACCAATATGGTACCAAATGAAGGTTATCCTTGTGGCATGGTTAGTGCTTCCTCAATTCAGAGGAGCTGCCTTTTTATATGAGAAGTTTGTGAGGGAGAAACTAAGGCAAAATAATGGAATTGATAAGGTTAATGGTGACCATGTTTCACCTtcaccttcatcttcatctccaaaGAAAGACAAGAAGAGGTTTTTGGCCTTTGTTACCTCCAAGAAG AGTGGTCAAGTTGATTAA